CTTGTGGAGTCTTGTGGTTCTCtcactaaaaacaaacaaacaaaaacacacacatattgctCAAGTTATAAAGGAGATTGACTGGATATTTCTTACTTTGTAATAACTAAACACTCAGGTGATGCAATACCTTATCAAATGGCATTATATTCGAGGTCGACCGAGCCGGGGGCATTAACAAAGCATCAGAAGAGCATCATCTAAGGGGACTGTGGAGCAGATTCACGTACTCACTTCATGTTACTGAATTTACAGTACCTTGGATACGTCTATCACCAACTACATGCTAAATGTATATGACCTGTTAGTTTGAGAAATGAACCAATTcgaagcttaaaaaaaaaaagacaacgaTCAAATAAGTGTTGATGAGCTTCTGGCAAAACATCTAACTAGCCCGTGAGTACATCTACAAAACAACTCGAACGGAAGTTACTAGCCTATATACTTACATGCTAGCTAAATAGCTAGCTATCAATAAGAAAGTTCACTGCCAGCCAAAGCTGACTAACTGGTCTGGTTCAAAATATTATCTAGTAACTACAAAGTCACTAGGATACCGAGTTTTTCCTCTCCATGTGCAACAATAACGATATAACAGTTTCGTTATTTACAAACTTAAACAGCATCATTAACCATATCAGGCAACTAGCTAGTTCCTGAGTATGAATATTTGGGCGCTAACAAATTAGCTCCTCGGTTAGCTATGGTATTGGTCACAGGACAAAATGGACCATGGGGCTTGGGCAAAAACGCAGCGCCTGCAAACCAAAAACGAACGTGACCTTAACCAAAACCTTTTATTAACTAAAGAGAACTGCAACTAAAGTTAGTTATAATCTATTCTATTACCGACGCAAATGTCCACTTGGTTATCTTCATGCTTGGCGCTGAATTTGCTTGATTTAATCATTCAGCAAAATGCATCCTGAGGTTCCCGCAAGACCACACACTCGATGTCCGCACGTCTCCCAGCTAGCGACTTACCGTCGTTCCGAGGAAAGGTGTTGTTTCCTTGCTCCCGTCGTACCAAGGCGACTTGAAAGCCAGCGACGAGTACTACGTGCGTGCCCAAGTCCTTATGGTTAAGGACAACATCGAATACAACATCACAATTACAGAATGATTAAGAATTTGCCGTTAGTTTCAGCCACACAACACAGCCCCAAACAATGTGCAGAAGCCCGGGATATTCCGCGACACTACCACCGCAACCAATCAGATTACAGTAAAAAGCGCTTAGGTCCCGCCTTCGGTTCTACGGGGCCTCCATTTCAGCGTCCATTATGCGCAATCTGCTGCCTTTGCGCATGTTCCTTCAGCTCAGGTTGTCTAAGATGGCTGCATGGTTGTTGCCAGACTTGTCCACATGACCGACGACGGCACCCACCACCATTTGCAGtcaagccatttttttttgtctggtgTACCTGTTCCAGCCTGCTACTTCCCAGTCCTGATATTGTTCACACTGCTTGTTAAGGCACATGGTGACTCAAGCGTGAACATTCTGTCCTATAGAATTTGACAATATGGTGCCCCGATGTCTGTCTTAACAAGTAAGGAGCCATGTTTATACCTTTGTGTATTGTTGAGTGCACGCGAAATGGTAAGGCTCAATGCACTATGTATGGACTCCAAAGTGGCAGGTTAAATCATGTGTAACAAGATATCCTCATGTTTTGAAATACTGCCTACAAGCTTTTATGGCCCCCTTCCTCCCCTGACTACTTGTTAACCTTATGTTGCTTCAGGAGTGAAGGCCCTGTCCACTTGAAAACCTTTTCCTTTTTCAGACAAGTAAAAAGAACACAAATTTGATTCCCTGTGTATGCAAGGTTTGAATCCTGTCATGAACAATGGTTATCGGCAAGGCTCCAGTCTTGTGGACCCTATGCCTGCACACTGAATTTTCGCTACAGCTGGCACACCCAAACCTGTTCAGCTGTTAAGTCTCTAATGAGCTGGGCCAGGTGAGTTGAGTGTAGAGAAACTGTGCGAGGCAAGGGCTCTACAGGAATGTAGTGAATAACCAATGGTAATAATTGGGTCTATATATCGGTCTTTCTGGCAAAATGAGAAATGGTATGAATTAGGTCACAATGCACTAACCCGGTTCAAAGTGGTATTCGGTTGACCTATTTTCTATTAGAGCAGGGTTGTTGTGAAATTGCCCCTGAAGGATCAGGAGTCCCATGTACACGAATTAAACTGTAAAACAGGCTGCTGCAATCAATGACTGACCCAATGTGTGCCCTATGGCCGGCATAAACGTTAAGTTCAAGTTGGCTCAAACTTCCACATCCCTTACCCCATGACTACACTTAGTAATGGGTACTCAGTGGCTAGATCTTTGAACCACCATACCCAATTTATTTTAGGTTCATAAAAAGTAAACTCTTCAGAGGAATCCACAGCCCTTGACAAGACAGCTTGTCATACGTCAGAGATTTAAATATGATGTTGCACTTTGTTTAATGTTCATCATTCTTGTATACCTTTAACAGAATAAACAGACATTACTGCATGTGCATTTTGTCAGTTCTGCTGAAAATAACAGTAATTTAGGTGTGTAGATAGTAGATaccaaagtaaacaaagattTTTTAGAAATGTATGGAAcatttgtttgaaatttttgGTCATCCCACCCTTATGcaccaaaataaacaaatacattctaCATGATGTCAGATAACAAATTTTATTAATACAAGTACGCAAGAGATCTGCAGTTATAgccattattaaaaaaagaaatcaccCACATGCCATAGAAACAAATAAGGTGGCCATTTAGTAACAATTTTCACAATTTGCCAGAACAGTGAAGGACTCGTGCATAAAAAGTGTGACATTAATACTTAAGTGTTGACCTGATGAAAATGATCACCTATACTTCATTTTAGACCTTGGTATTCACTGAAGAACATAGTCTGTGGCTTTGGACACAAGGGGTATACAGTTATATTCCCATATAATGGTTATCAATCCCAGGGTATTTTCAGGGGTAGTTGCTGTTTACATAGTGGTGCAAAGGTGGACCATCATGGACCAAAACCCACTGTCCGAGAATGAGCTCGTAGAATTGCAACCAGCCCTACTTTGTATATATAGTCTTTACAGCAGGACAGGAGTGTGTCAGAATTGACTTCTCCTCAAATGTCTACTGTCCTCCTAACTGCAAATGCAGTGATTATATTAGATGTTACTCTTTTGAATGAAAAGCACTTTACCTTGGCAAGGAACTTTGGGCACATTATGTATACAAACATGCTTTCTCTTCAGCTGTCTAGTTGCCAGCCCAATAGTACCAAGGAAGCTCTCAAAACAAATCTGCAATATGTACTGCATCATACCACCAACTTACCACCGTACCCTGGGTTCCAACAAAACTTGTTGCAGGCAACCAACACTACTTCAGCCTGGACTTCTACAATAATGCCTGAACCAGGCAGGAGCAAAAAGCACGACCAGACTGTTGGTAAGGGTACATTTTGGGTGTCAACAATAAATTTGGCAGTACTTTTTCAGCATTATCTCTTGTTGTAAAGGAGGCTATATAACCTGATAGCATTGTGCATACAAATACTGGGTAaaggggtatatatatatatatatatatatatatatatatatatatatatatatatatatatatatatatatatatatatatatatatatattttttaaactgcacacctgttttttttaattgttaaaagAATGGAAACAGTTATTTCTATGGCCACTGTACCATCCAATAATTTAATCAGGGCCTACTCTAGGAAAACAAGAAAGGGCACTAAACATTTCTATGCATGTTCCATGCTGTGTCTATATTTAGTACAATGTTTGACAGTAATTATCAGAGtaagaaaaacatgttcacaAAATCTGTGGGATTGTCTTGGACATCAGTAACTGGCAGCTTTGAAGACATTCACTATCAAAAGTGTACACACTGCAAAGGCAGATATGAGCTGTTCTTAGATTCTGTAGAGGACAAATTGAATGTTTCAAGATTAATGAGTAACAGAGGGAAAAATAAAGATGCGTAGACAGCTGGTGGCTTAGAATTAGCACTGTAGCATTATAATACAATTTAGCATTCTCTTTGATTCAACCAAGATCTGACCCCTACTCTCTCAAAATAGCATAATTgtaaaacaagaaattaattcaGAAAAACCTTGGTGAAATCAGTATGTACTTGATTTGTTGTTCATTGCAGATGTGGCAGTGTATCAAACAGTTAACTCAACAGTTCAAGGTATATTATATTGTTTCTTCAAATATCTTTCAACCATGAGAGCTTTGATGTTTGAGGAATAGCTGTAGCTCTGTGAAGGTCTCAGTACATTCAGTGCATTCATACAACACGTCTGTTGATGTACTCTCTTTTGAATCAGCTTCTGACTCGCTCCTTTCAACACTCAAATCGTCTTCATTTTCTAAATACTCCATACTGGCCTCTGCAGTTGGAGATGCTTCTTGACCATGCTTCTCAGACCCTTCTTTATCATGATTCTCTAGATGGCGCTCTAGAGCAGAGCGGAAGGTGAAGCGACATGGACAATGAGGACAGCTTAGCAATACCCGAGAGGGGTTTATTCTGTGGTAACGCCCATGTCGCTGAAATACGCTAAGTAGCCTAAAGACTCGACCACAGTCTTTGCATTTGTAGGTCATCCGTGGCTTGAGTTGAGATGTCTCTTGAGTATCTGACAGCTCATCTTTGTCTGGTGGTTTTGGTGACTGCTGGTCTTCATTGTCCTGACCTTCATGATCACTGTCATTGCTTGTCTGCGTTTTTGGTGACTCATGCGTAGCAGTTTCATCTTCATGGTCTAATTTTTCACCATCTGCCTTAAGCTTTATGTCTGAACTATGGTACATGGCAACATGTCTTGTGACATCACATCTTTGTGGAAAGTGTCTACCACAATAAAGGCATGTATGAAGGGTACCCTTATGGTATCGCATATGACGAGAAAGGCTACTAGAGTGAACAAAAACACGATGGCATTGTTTGCAAGGGAATACCTTAGAATGTGGATTACCTCTGGTAGCACCTCCTCTTGGTCTACCTCTCATTCGTGGCCTCAATAGATCCATTCGTTGAGTTTGGTGTTTTGAAACCATTTGACGCATTATACCATAATAATTAACAGAATGTCGTCTAATCTCAGGTACTGGTTCAGAAGAGTCCTCATCTGGATGATCTGATAGATGATGCTCTTTCAAATCTGACAAGCAATTAAAGTGTCCTCCACATAAGCCACAACGATATGATCGGTCAGTAGTAGAATCATCAGGAGAATGGGAGGCATTTTTCTTAGGGCTGCTCTCATCCTGTTCCTGCATGTTCTCTTTTTGTGTGGGATCATCAGTTGCTTTACTGACATGAGAATGATTAAGCAAATGGCTCTGCAGGTCTGATAACCAAAAGAAACGCAAGCCACAAATCTTGCAAGGATATGATTTATCTATACCATTTTCACGGTCCTCATCAAATTTACTGGAACTCTTGGATCCAAGTGACCCATGCCATTCCTTCTGATGTAACAACAAGGTCTCTTGTCTCAAGAATCGTTTCCCACAATGTCCACAACTGTAAAAACGTTCATGTGCATGATTCTGAAGGTGCCCACGAAGGCTCTCTCTATCATAAAAATCTTTGCAACATAAGGTACATTTAAAACCTTGCTCAAGGGGACGATATCGCTGATGCTGTTGTAAACTTCTCTGGTTCCTAAACACTTGGCCACATCTCTCACATCTACATTGGGCATGGTCTCTTTCTGCCATTTTGTTTGAAGGCAAGGAATCCTGATAATGTGCTTGGTTTGACAATTTTGACATGGGTTTTCCAAATAAGAATGAAAAGTTTGATAAAGCGGATCTATCAACCACTGTGAGTGTTCCATTTTCATGAAGTGCAAATTCAATAGGTTTCTCACAACCGTTAGCTGCAGTTtcagaaatggaagaaaatggGCCAATGGGTCCATGATTAGCCATGTGATTGATCAGTTTTGGGTACTGACCAAACCCTTCACCACACTCTGTGCAGATGAAATCATTTCCAGTTGAAAAATCAAGTGAATGATACGCCATGTCTATTCAACCAAAACTTAAAATCTGATGTAACAAACAGTTcaacaaaaaaagtgaaaaaagatgTGGGATGAATAACATTCAAGTGTTCTTGAAAGCTAAATTGGAAACTGTAGATATGCAAATGCCATGAACATCTAAACTTTCCATTTGAAACCAAGTACAATATTTAAGAGATCTACTACAGGCTCACATGTTACAAAGTTCCAGCAATTCTTCCCACtgtcattttgtcatttatttgaTAGACATTATCGAATCATCAAGTCCATGATCCCCAAAGTGCAGACGGAAAAGACTGAAATCTGGGATCCAGAAATACTGGATACCAAGCATAAAAGGtattctcctttctttctctggcTTGTGGTCTTGAGTCAGGATATtagcatctaaaaaaaaaagaatgggaGAACATGAGTCAGGTATGAATGTGCAAAATTTTTAATTCAGTGTGTAGATTTCCCTTGAAAGACATCCATCAACTGaacatgaattttaaaaatatctatttGTCCTTCTTTATTTCATCATTCAAAGACTTATTTCACTGTAAAACTAGGCACTTACAAATAATTTTATTGTATACAGCCACTATATGATCATTTCCTCTAAATTCTTACTGAAAACATATAATGCAAAGGTAAAAGGAGAGTTTATTTCAGTTAAAGCAAAAAGACAACTTGCATTCAatcatgaatgaataaatgacaaaagtattctttttttaaaattaatttcatgAATCAGAAAAACAAGCCAGAAAGGCAGAATACCTACAAAAGCAGTCCACTACGTACTGTAATTCAGAACATTACTGATCAAAATCAAAGTATAAAGGTTCCTATATTAAATATACACCACATTTCCAAATCCAGACACCACTTGAACAACATTTCTTCTGAAATCTTCTGAAGTACATCAATACCAGCAGAGTAAATAACAGGAGCCTCTACTCTTTGGTTAATGTACTTTGCCTGGTGTTGGACAATAGGGATGTCTACTATTGTTGGGTAATTAGACTTGTATTGTAAACAAGTTAATTTCAAATTCTGATTAGATGCTTGGCAGGCAACTTCTGTATGGACCACCATTTATACTCTGGGCCTTATCTGGGACATactcaaaccaaaaaaaaaacacttacatCACAATGTACAAAACTGTCTAAGCAACTTTTTTAGTTTTACAGTATACTGCCAACTTAAGTATCTGTTCAGCAGCTTGGCCAGGGAAACATGGGTTACTCAgagtttttgtatttgtatggTGGTGGTGATTACATTTTCAACCACCAAAGGCACTGTAGTAGATGGAAGTGATGTCCACTCCTGTACAGATTACTCTCGAATGCCAGCACCACAGCCCACCAACAGATACACATACTCCTGGGCCATGAAGACCATTTAGAGAATGGTCCTAGCATTATGCCTGTACCTAAGTTTATCCCAACCACATAATCCAAGCCGCCAGAGGCATTCATACATTTTACTGAACTATAAAACTTgacaaacaaatttaaaaaaaaaaaaaaaaaaaaaaaaaaacttaagtaGAATTATTTATCAAGGAGTTCACATTAGTccagtgaatattttttttgtttataaatttCAAATTGCCACTATAATGTGTGAGTAAGAATTAAGGTAAAGATTATGTCTGTGCCATGCTTACCAAAggatcatttaaacaaaaataaaaaaatcaaacaaacagtACCTAAACCTTAAACAATCCAGGTTAGACACCACCCACACTTTTGactaataaacagttaaaaaggcTCACAACAGGAAAAAGTCTCTCTATGCTCTGAGGTAACTGATAACTGACAAAAGTGTTAAAATGGTGCCAACAAGAAATGTGTAATGTAACCATTTAGGTACAGAAGAAGACAACTGCCTTAATTATCACAATAACTATATGGCCTCCAGTCTtttaggaaggctttccacttaATTTTGGAATATGGCTATGGGATTGTGTACAACTTTGTTGGATTTGCCCTTCCTGTCCATCCAacacaaaggtgttcagtggctTTATGGGCAGCACCTtttgtggcagaccacccaatttttaggtgagcaaaagtatgaAACAGATATTCTTCAAGtgaattaaagtaaatatttgtttgCGTATTCCTCGTTCGCAATAACTACATCAAGCCGGTGACCCACTGACGACATCAAAttgttacatttttcttttgtgttgctggtgctgtttttatagcatagtgtccccgtcacaaCCCCCGGGTATTAGGCCCcccacagaccacagggtgagcaccccctgctggcctcactaataccacttccagcagcaatttttgttttccccaggaggtctcccatccaggtactgggaTTCTCTTTTCAGTCTCCTCATCAGGAGGTGAAATTCATGCTCACAGGTGATTGACTTGGAtattctaaaaccttccactttcccccctgatgaagtcctctgttgtgttggcagtgctttttaggtcattgtcttgctgcataatgaagttcctcccaagaAACACCTGTAAGTCCCATGTTCCAATATCTTTGGGTGTTGCTTAAGCTTTccacagtggcagcttagcagtgtCATGGCTTAAACTCACAACACTGTCATcagcccagagccttaaccacagAACATCACAGCCCCAGATAAAAGATTACTGTTTATGGACCCAAAAAGGTGGCGTTTATTAACCTTTTCCTCTGCAACTCTGGGAAAGAAGGACAGGAAGCCCAACAATGTTAGAGA
This genomic window from Ictalurus punctatus breed USDA103 chromosome 1, Coco_2.0, whole genome shotgun sequence contains:
- the si:dkeyp-84f3.5 gene encoding zinc finger protein Xfin translates to MAYHSLDFSTGNDFICTECGEGFGQYPKLINHMANHGPIGPFSSISETAANGCEKPIEFALHENGTLTVVDRSALSNFSFLFGKPMSKLSNQAHYQDSLPSNKMAERDHAQCRCERCGQVFRNQRSLQQHQRYRPLEQGFKCTLCCKDFYDRESLRGHLQNHAHERFYSCGHCGKRFLRQETLLLHQKEWHGSLGSKSSSKFDEDRENGIDKSYPCKICGLRFFWLSDLQSHLLNHSHVSKATDDPTQKENMQEQDESSPKKNASHSPDDSTTDRSYRCGLCGGHFNCLSDLKEHHLSDHPDEDSSEPVPEIRRHSVNYYGIMRQMVSKHQTQRMDLLRPRMRGRPRGGATRGNPHSKVFPCKQCHRVFVHSSSLSRHMRYHKGTLHTCLYCGRHFPQRCDVTRHVAMYHSSDIKLKADGEKLDHEDETATHESPKTQTSNDSDHEGQDNEDQQSPKPPDKDELSDTQETSQLKPRMTYKCKDCGRVFRLLSVFQRHGRYHRINPSRVLLSCPHCPCRFTFRSALERHLENHDKEGSEKHGQEASPTAEASMEYLENEDDLSVERSESEADSKESTSTDVLYECTECTETFTELQLFLKHQSSHG